A single Oryctolagus cuniculus chromosome 18, mOryCun1.1, whole genome shotgun sequence DNA region contains:
- the NKPD1 gene encoding NTPase KAP family P-loop domain-containing protein 1 isoform X3 translates to MHSNCSVHFVKGAGTGATAERYFLDPELGRQRGCCHQRRQDPAASRARGPCRPPPQPHWRLACQSPQSGGSGGRRRGPQSPVLQQRRQPQPPPPSPSRPRHCPVHRAQKGPPATTAAPVGPATAPQQPPAPTAAPAMASSGPALPSAAGVLLEPSEPTDARPLPAPAACGSFTYSSDILTEDDVYCSCLAKTLCHVPVPVTVGFYAPFGCRLHMMLDKITMLMQQEAAQREAEELQRVRWRPRAVGGWGFPRLLWYLVFLQPVITELHLRRKNVQFLFIRFSAWQYAGTDKLWAGLVTTLCEGIRRHYGALPFSLYSVLGNKPATTPGLCQREWHCRRRVCLALLALLAALGLGVGLLYLSLGGQGAAGGSVLKVFGGAATTLSGSGLLMAVYSVGKHLFVSQRKKIERLVSREKFGSQLGFMCEVKKEVELLTDFLCFLEIYQRRRLRVVLEVTGLDTCYPERVVGVLNAINTLLSDSHAPFIFILVVDPSILAACLESAGNMKGTADNGYLFLNRTVTLPFSVPIMGRRTKLQFLHDAVQSRDDLLYREITRKLRRPGGGGGGGGGEGAQLLAVETQAGAERTQGRIDAEAARRIQEALFCLHDERDCLYEYVPDNVVSMRRIVNTVPITVRLLQQQQQAAPGGPTPRQAVAWVVLANQWPCRLSWVLQCLEDRQQAGGAPEGRARLWDVFRDNSRELHTMTKALQNVLDLDGDPELFERFLGADFPFTVAEAQCLLRCTVNLDHSIRRRMGQIRAVSALKPASPPKSPAREPPHRTHSAAAAAGSPNEAHRARDGAPGGKPRPAVA, encoded by the exons ATGCACAGCAACTGTAGCGTCCACTTCGTCAAGGGCGCCGGGACCGGAGCCACCGCCGAGCGCTACTTCTTGGATCCCGAGCTAGGGCGCCAGAGAG gaTGCTGCCACCAGCGGCGCCAGGACCCAGCGGCCTCCCGAGCCCGTGGGCCCTGTCGGCCACCCCCCCAGCCACACTGGCGGCTGGCCTGCCAAAGCCCCCAGAGCGGCGGCAGCGGTGGCCGGCGCCGGGGCCCCCAGTCCCCCGTCCTGCAGCAGCGGCGGCAGCCCCAGCCTCCACCTCCCAGCCCCTCGCGCCCACGGCACTGCCCGGTTCACAGGGCCCAGAAGGGGCCACCTGCGACCACCGCTGCCCCCGTGGGACCAGCCACCGCCCCCCAGCAGCCCCCCGCACCCACCGCGGCCCCCGCCATGGCCAGCAGCGGCCCAGCCCTCCCCTCGGCAGCCGGGGTCCTCCTGGAGCCCAGCGAGCCCACGGACGCCCGGCCGCTGCCCGCCCCGGCAGCCTGCGGCTCCTTCACCTACAGCTCCG ACATCCTGACGGAAGATGACGTCTACTGCAGCTGCCTGGCCAAGACGCTGTGCCACGTGCCCGTGCCCGTGACCGTGGGCTTCTACGCGCCCTTCGGCTGCCGCCTGCACATGATGCTGGACAAGATCACCA TGCTGATGCAGCAGGAGGCGGCGCAGCGTGAGGCCGAGGAGCTGCAGCGCGTGCGGTGGCGGCCGCGGGCCGTGGGCGGCTGGGGCTTCCCGCGGCTGCTGTGGTACCTGGTGTTCCTGCAGCCCGTGATCACCGAGCTGCACCTGCGGCGCAAGAACGTGCAGTTCCTCTTCATCCGCTTCAGCGCCTGGCAGTACGCGGGCACCGACAAGCTCTGGGCCGGCCTGGTGACCACGCTGTGCGAGGGCATCCGGCGCCACTACGGCGCGCTGCCCTTCAGCCTGTACTCGGTGCTGGGCAACAAGCCGGCCACGACGCCGGGCCTCTGCCAGCGCGAGTGGCACTGCCGGCGCCGCGTGTGCCTGGCGCTGCTGGCGCTGCTGGCCGCGCTCGGCCTGGGCGTGGGGCTGCTCTACCTGTCGCTGGGCGGCCAGGGCGCGGCGGGCGGCAGCGTGCTCAAGGTGTTCGGCGGCGCGGCCACCACGCTGTCGGGCTCGGGGCTGCTCATGGCCGTGTACTCGGTGGGCAAGCACCTGTTCGTAAGCCAGCGCAAGAAGATCGAGCGGCTGGTGTCTCGCGAGAAGTTCGGCAGCCAGCTGGGCTTCATGTGCGAGGTGAAGAAGGAGGTGGAGCTGCTCACCGACTTCCTGTGCTTCCTGGAGATCTACCAGCGGCGCCGCCTGCGCGTGGTGCTCGAAGTCACCGGGCTGGACACGTGCTACCCGGAGCGCGTGGTGGGCGTGCTCAATGCCATCAACACGCTGCTGTCGGACAGCCACGCGCCCTTCATCTTCATCCTGGTCGTGGACCCCAGCATCCTGGCCGCGTGCCTCGAGAGCGCGGGCAACATGAAGGGCACGGCCGACAACGGCTACCTCTTCCTCAACCGCACCGTCACGCTGCCCTTCTCGGTGCCCATCATGGGCCGCCGCACCAAGCTGCAGTTCCTGCACGACGCGGTGCAGAGCCGCGACGACCTGCTCTACCGCGAGATCACGCGCAAGCTGCGGcgcccgggcggcggcggcgggggcggcgggggcgagGGCGCGCAGCTGCTGGCCGTGGAGACGCAGGCCGGGGCGGAGCGCACGCAGGGCCGCATCGACGCCGAGGCGGCGCGCCGCATCCAGGAGGCGCTCTTCTGCCTGCACGACGAGCGGGACTGCCTGTACGAGTACGTGCCGGACAACGTGGTGTCCATGCGGCGCATCGTCAACACCGTGCCCATCACcgtgcgcctgctgcagcagcagcagcaggccgcGCCCGGCGGCCCCACGCCGCGCCAGGCCGTCGCCTGGGTCGTGCTGGCCAACCAGTGGCCCTGCCGCCTCAGCTGGGTGCTGCAGTGCCTGGAGGACCGGCAGCAGGCGGGCGGCGCGCCCGAGGGCCGCGCGCGCCTCTGGGACGTGTTCCGCGACAACAGCCGCGAGCTGCACACCATGACCAAGGCGCTGCAGAACGTGCTGGACCTGGACGGCGACCCCGAGCTCTTCGAGCGCTTCCTGGGCGCCGACTTCCCCTTCACCGTGGCCGAGGCGCAGTGCCTGCTGCGCTGCACGGTCAACCTGGACCACTCCATCCGCCGCCGCATGGGCCAAATCCGGGCCGTCAGTGCGCTCAAGCCGGCCAGCCCGCCCAAGTCCCCGGCGCGCGAGCCTCCCCACCGGACCCACagcgcggcggcggccgcgggaaGCCCCAACGAAGCCCACCGCGCCCGGGACGGGGCGCCCGGGGGCAAGCCGAGGCCGGCGGTGGCCTGA
- the NKPD1 gene encoding NTPase KAP family P-loop domain-containing protein 1 isoform X6, producing the protein MHSNCSVHFVKGAGTGATAERYFLDPELGRQRDILTEDDVYCSCLAKTLCHVPVPVTVGFYAPFGCRLHMMLDKITMLMQQEAAQREAEELQRVRWRPRAVGGWGFPRLLWYLVFLQPVITELHLRRKNVQFLFIRFSAWQYAGTDKLWAGLVTTLCEGIRRHYGALPFSLYSVLGNKPATTPGLCQREWHCRRRVCLALLALLAALGLGVGLLYLSLGGQGAAGGSVLKVFGGAATTLSGSGLLMAVYSVGKHLFVSQRKKIERLVSREKFGSQLGFMCEVKKEVELLTDFLCFLEIYQRRRLRVVLEVTGLDTCYPERVVGVLNAINTLLSDSHAPFIFILVVDPSILAACLESAGNMKGTADNGYLFLNRTVTLPFSVPIMGRRTKLQFLHDAVQSRDDLLYREITRKLRRPGGGGGGGGGEGAQLLAVETQAGAERTQGRIDAEAARRIQEALFCLHDERDCLYEYVPDNVVSMRRIVNTVPITVRLLQQQQQAAPGGPTPRQAVAWVVLANQWPCRLSWVLQCLEDRQQAGGAPEGRARLWDVFRDNSRELHTMTKALQNVLDLDGDPELFERFLGADFPFTVAEAQCLLRCTVNLDHSIRRRMGQIRAVSALKPASPPKSPAREPPHRTHSAAAAAGSPNEAHRARDGAPGGKPRPAVA; encoded by the exons ATGCACAGCAACTGTAGCGTCCACTTCGTCAAGGGCGCCGGGACCGGAGCCACCGCCGAGCGCTACTTCTTGGATCCCGAGCTAGGGCGCCAGAGAG ACATCCTGACGGAAGATGACGTCTACTGCAGCTGCCTGGCCAAGACGCTGTGCCACGTGCCCGTGCCCGTGACCGTGGGCTTCTACGCGCCCTTCGGCTGCCGCCTGCACATGATGCTGGACAAGATCACCA TGCTGATGCAGCAGGAGGCGGCGCAGCGTGAGGCCGAGGAGCTGCAGCGCGTGCGGTGGCGGCCGCGGGCCGTGGGCGGCTGGGGCTTCCCGCGGCTGCTGTGGTACCTGGTGTTCCTGCAGCCCGTGATCACCGAGCTGCACCTGCGGCGCAAGAACGTGCAGTTCCTCTTCATCCGCTTCAGCGCCTGGCAGTACGCGGGCACCGACAAGCTCTGGGCCGGCCTGGTGACCACGCTGTGCGAGGGCATCCGGCGCCACTACGGCGCGCTGCCCTTCAGCCTGTACTCGGTGCTGGGCAACAAGCCGGCCACGACGCCGGGCCTCTGCCAGCGCGAGTGGCACTGCCGGCGCCGCGTGTGCCTGGCGCTGCTGGCGCTGCTGGCCGCGCTCGGCCTGGGCGTGGGGCTGCTCTACCTGTCGCTGGGCGGCCAGGGCGCGGCGGGCGGCAGCGTGCTCAAGGTGTTCGGCGGCGCGGCCACCACGCTGTCGGGCTCGGGGCTGCTCATGGCCGTGTACTCGGTGGGCAAGCACCTGTTCGTAAGCCAGCGCAAGAAGATCGAGCGGCTGGTGTCTCGCGAGAAGTTCGGCAGCCAGCTGGGCTTCATGTGCGAGGTGAAGAAGGAGGTGGAGCTGCTCACCGACTTCCTGTGCTTCCTGGAGATCTACCAGCGGCGCCGCCTGCGCGTGGTGCTCGAAGTCACCGGGCTGGACACGTGCTACCCGGAGCGCGTGGTGGGCGTGCTCAATGCCATCAACACGCTGCTGTCGGACAGCCACGCGCCCTTCATCTTCATCCTGGTCGTGGACCCCAGCATCCTGGCCGCGTGCCTCGAGAGCGCGGGCAACATGAAGGGCACGGCCGACAACGGCTACCTCTTCCTCAACCGCACCGTCACGCTGCCCTTCTCGGTGCCCATCATGGGCCGCCGCACCAAGCTGCAGTTCCTGCACGACGCGGTGCAGAGCCGCGACGACCTGCTCTACCGCGAGATCACGCGCAAGCTGCGGcgcccgggcggcggcggcgggggcggcgggggcgagGGCGCGCAGCTGCTGGCCGTGGAGACGCAGGCCGGGGCGGAGCGCACGCAGGGCCGCATCGACGCCGAGGCGGCGCGCCGCATCCAGGAGGCGCTCTTCTGCCTGCACGACGAGCGGGACTGCCTGTACGAGTACGTGCCGGACAACGTGGTGTCCATGCGGCGCATCGTCAACACCGTGCCCATCACcgtgcgcctgctgcagcagcagcagcaggccgcGCCCGGCGGCCCCACGCCGCGCCAGGCCGTCGCCTGGGTCGTGCTGGCCAACCAGTGGCCCTGCCGCCTCAGCTGGGTGCTGCAGTGCCTGGAGGACCGGCAGCAGGCGGGCGGCGCGCCCGAGGGCCGCGCGCGCCTCTGGGACGTGTTCCGCGACAACAGCCGCGAGCTGCACACCATGACCAAGGCGCTGCAGAACGTGCTGGACCTGGACGGCGACCCCGAGCTCTTCGAGCGCTTCCTGGGCGCCGACTTCCCCTTCACCGTGGCCGAGGCGCAGTGCCTGCTGCGCTGCACGGTCAACCTGGACCACTCCATCCGCCGCCGCATGGGCCAAATCCGGGCCGTCAGTGCGCTCAAGCCGGCCAGCCCGCCCAAGTCCCCGGCGCGCGAGCCTCCCCACCGGACCCACagcgcggcggcggccgcgggaaGCCCCAACGAAGCCCACCGCGCCCGGGACGGGGCGCCCGGGGGCAAGCCGAGGCCGGCGGTGGCCTGA